CGGTGTTGGCAAGAGTTCGAAGCCGTCCGGCGTTCAGGTTTCCGCATACACGGCTGCGCAGACCGTCCATGAGGTCATCGCGGCCGCCCGCAAAGGAGAACTGGGCCATCGCTGGGACAAAGTTGTCCTGGTCGGCCACTCATTCGGCTCACTGACCGCGATGATGGAAGCCGGAATGTACCACGACATCGACGGCCTCCTGATCAGCGGCGCCTCACATGCTCCGGGCCCCGGTGGCATCCTGCAGATCCAGAGGACCGTACGACCAGCGCTCCTCGATCCGGCCACCAGTGATTCCGTCCCGGCCGGCGACTACACCTACCTCAGCGTGCCGGGCGCCCGGGCGACGGCCTTCCACGCACCTGGGGACTCGGACCCGGCGGTCGTCGCCGCCGACGAAGCGACCCGGGTTGCGGGAACGATCGGTGTCCTGGCGACAATTCCGGTATTCATCCCCACGACGTTCGGCATCGACGTTCCCGTACTCATCGCAAACGGCCGGGCGGACAAGGTCTTCTGCGCCCAAGGGGGCGGCGGTTCGCTCACCGACTGCGCCTCTGCCGACAGTCTCCACCGTTCCGAACGCCCGTACTTCCCAAAGGCCGATGTGAGTACTTTTGTTCTGCCCGGGGCGGGGCATTCGATCAATCTGGCACTCAACAATCGAGCGTTCTTCGAGCGTGCGTCGAGGTGGATCGACTCGATCTGATCGGCCAAGGTCACCAGCGGTTCTCCACGCCCGCCATCCGAGTTCGCGGTGTCGACCCGCAGCGGCGGGTCGACACCGCGAACTCGTTCGGACCGTCTCGTTCAGGCGTCGAGGGTCAAGAGCATCGACCCTGCCTCGGGTCCGCCACCGATCCCGACGGCAGCCACCGACACGTCCTTCTTGATCTGCCGGTCTCCGGCCTCACGCCATAGTTGCGTGCAGGCTTCATGGAGGAACCCGTACCCGTGGAGCCGACCGGCCGACAGCTGCCCCCCGTGCGGGTTGATCGGCAGCGTCCCGTCGAGCGCGTAATGGCCTTCCTCATCGAGGAACTGCCCCACCTTGCCATGGTCAGCGAATCCGAGTGCCTCGATCCACTGCGAACACAGGTAACTGAATCCGTCGTAGAGGGTCGCGAAGTCGACATCGGCAGGTGTGAGGTCGGTGCTGTCCCACATCGACGCGGCGGCGTCATGGGCTGCCATCGTGGTGAAGTCGGTCCGCTGATCCCAGGTGTGGCGTTCGTAGAGCGCTGCGCCTGCGGCCTCGATCGTGATCGGAGGGTGTGGAAGTCCGGCGGTTTCCTCTCGCCGCGACAAGATGATGGCGGTGGCGCCGTCGCACGGCACATCGCAGTCATACAGCCCCATCGGAGTCGAGATCATCCGGGCGCTCAGATAGTCGTCCATCGTCATCGGAGTGCGGTAGATCGCATTCGGGTTCAGCCCGGCGTTGCGCCGGGCATTGATCACGAGCTTTCCGAGTTGCTCGCGCGTCAAACCGAATTCGTACAT
The sequence above is drawn from the Gordonia rubripertincta genome and encodes:
- a CDS encoding thiolase family protein translates to MTFVDDKAVITGIGQSQIGRRIGRSGIDLALEATERAVAHAGLSFDDIDGVASYPGPVAAEGGFVGATTHDVRDAFGLKTTWHVSGVETSGQIGTLLDAAAAIASGRAKHVLCFRSVWEATAQASGRAAALTQKATRASGHAEFRLPFGAASPANWIGMYAQRYMYEFGLTREQLGKLVINARRNAGLNPNAIYRTPMTMDDYLSARMISTPMGLYDCDVPCDGATAIILSRREETAGLPHPPITIEAAGAALYERHTWDQRTDFTTMAAHDAAASMWDSTDLTPADVDFATLYDGFSYLCSQWIEALGFADHGKVGQFLDEEGHYALDGTLPINPHGGQLSAGRLHGYGFLHEACTQLWREAGDRQIKKDVSVAAVGIGGGPEAGSMLLTLDA
- a CDS encoding alpha/beta hydrolase; translated protein: MSTPVAGATPHASAGCAEISVPVALAPGGPVTANIAGGYCVPAADPGTTLQILIPGATYDRSYWDFPGFDGKYSYVRHASGSGKATLAIDPIGVGKSSKPSGVQVSAYTAAQTVHEVIAAARKGELGHRWDKVVLVGHSFGSLTAMMEAGMYHDIDGLLISGASHAPGPGGILQIQRTVRPALLDPATSDSVPAGDYTYLSVPGARATAFHAPGDSDPAVVAADEATRVAGTIGVLATIPVFIPTTFGIDVPVLIANGRADKVFCAQGGGGSLTDCASADSLHRSERPYFPKADVSTFVLPGAGHSINLALNNRAFFERASRWIDSI